A part of Curtobacterium sp. MCLR17_036 genomic DNA contains:
- the mvk gene encoding mevalonate kinase, translated as MTNSDLDNTTTPRTGTASSHGKTILIGEHAVVYGAPALVLPVLDARVVATVTPVAADAARPGHSLESTVHTGPLDLAPSAVMPTVTAVTATLEHFGVTDRHFHVRVDSEVPTARGMGSSAAVAAAVTAAVADALGETLDVEAHHELIQTCERVAHGRPSGLDARGVVASAPVWFEGGHIGPVALGARFTFVVADTGVPGHTREAVAAVRALHDADPARIGAVVDRIGDLARRARGTLEDGDAQALGVTMDAAHGLLAALDVSSDDLDRLVDAARAADALGAKLTGGGRGGCVLALATDDDHADRIAAALRGAGAAATWTTTIGARA; from the coding sequence ATGACCAACAGCGACCTCGACAACACCACGACCCCCCGGACCGGAACGGCGTCGTCCCACGGCAAGACGATCCTGATCGGTGAGCACGCCGTGGTGTACGGCGCACCCGCACTCGTCCTGCCGGTGCTCGACGCGCGGGTCGTCGCGACCGTCACGCCGGTCGCCGCGGACGCCGCACGACCGGGGCATTCCCTCGAGTCGACGGTGCACACCGGGCCGCTCGACCTGGCACCGTCCGCCGTCATGCCGACCGTCACCGCCGTCACCGCCACCCTCGAGCACTTCGGGGTGACCGACCGCCACTTCCACGTCCGCGTCGACAGCGAGGTCCCGACCGCCCGCGGCATGGGGTCGAGCGCCGCCGTGGCCGCCGCCGTCACCGCTGCGGTCGCCGACGCCCTGGGCGAGACGCTCGACGTCGAGGCCCACCACGAACTCATCCAGACCTGCGAGCGGGTCGCGCACGGCCGGCCGTCCGGGCTCGACGCCCGCGGCGTCGTCGCGTCCGCCCCGGTCTGGTTCGAGGGCGGCCACATCGGACCCGTCGCCCTCGGCGCGCGCTTCACGTTCGTCGTCGCCGACACCGGCGTCCCCGGACACACCCGCGAGGCCGTCGCCGCGGTGCGCGCCCTGCACGACGCGGACCCGGCGCGCATCGGCGCCGTCGTCGACCGGATCGGCGACCTGGCGCGACGCGCGCGGGGGACACTCGAGGACGGCGACGCCCAGGCGCTCGGTGTCACCATGGACGCCGCGCACGGCCTGCTCGCCGCACTCGACGTGTCGAGTGACGACCTGGACCGGCTCGTCGACGCCGCTCGAGCAGCGGACGCCCTCGGCGCGAAGCTGACCGGCGGCGGCCGGGGCGGGTGCGTGCTGGCGCTCGCCACCGACGACGACCACGCGGACCGCATCGCGGCCGCACTCCGCGGCGCAGGGGCCGCAGCCACCTGGACCACCACGATCGGAGCCCGCGCTTGA
- a CDS encoding MarR family transcriptional regulator, translated as MVCFSLYAASRATTQAYRTLLEPWGLTYPQYLVLVTLWIEGDQTVSGLGDHLQLDSGTLSPLLRRMEQSDLVRRERRSPDERVVTVTLGDRGRSIRGELGHVPASIAAGMGLPDEQAAAELIATLHRLTETMHAATRDPAGAADPA; from the coding sequence ATGGTGTGCTTCTCCCTCTACGCGGCGAGCCGTGCGACCACGCAGGCCTACCGCACCCTGCTCGAGCCGTGGGGCCTGACGTACCCGCAGTACCTCGTGCTCGTGACCCTGTGGATCGAGGGCGACCAGACCGTCTCGGGTCTCGGCGACCACCTGCAGCTCGACTCCGGCACGCTCTCCCCCCTGCTCCGCCGGATGGAGCAGTCCGACCTGGTCCGCCGCGAGCGCCGCAGCCCCGACGAGCGCGTCGTCACGGTCACCCTCGGTGACCGCGGCCGCTCGATCCGCGGCGAGCTCGGGCACGTCCCGGCGTCGATCGCGGCCGGCATGGGCCTGCCCGACGAGCAGGCCGCCGCGGAGCTCATCGCGACGCTGCACCGGCTGACCGAGACCATGCACGCCGCCACCAGGGACCCGGCCGGCGCGGCCGACCCCGCCTGA
- a CDS encoding organic hydroperoxide resistance protein: MDVLYTAEALATGEGRNGHVATSDGTVEFDLAIPKEMGGSGNGANPEQLFAAGYAACFHSALQGVARSQKVRITDSSVGGRVQIGPNGDGGYQLAVMLEVVIPGMEHDQAQALADAAHQVCPYSNATRGNIEVTITVSED, from the coding sequence ATGGACGTCCTCTACACCGCAGAGGCCCTCGCCACCGGCGAAGGCCGGAACGGCCACGTCGCCACGAGCGACGGCACCGTCGAATTCGACCTCGCCATCCCGAAGGAGATGGGCGGCTCCGGCAACGGCGCGAACCCCGAGCAGCTGTTCGCCGCCGGCTACGCCGCGTGCTTCCACTCCGCGCTGCAGGGCGTCGCCCGCAGCCAGAAGGTCAGGATCACCGACTCGTCGGTCGGCGGACGCGTGCAGATCGGCCCGAACGGCGACGGCGGCTACCAGCTCGCCGTCATGCTCGAGGTCGTCATCCCCGGCATGGAGCACGACCAGGCCCAGGCCCTCGCCGACGCCGCCCACCAGGTGTGCCCGTACTCGAACGCGACCCGCGGCAACATCGAGGTCACCATCACCGTCTCGGAGGACTGA
- a CDS encoding zinc-binding dehydrogenase → MRAVVHDTFAEPADVLHVEQRPVPTPAAGKVLVRTVLSPIHNHDLWTVRGTYGFKPELPAASGTEALGVVEALGEGVTNLQVGQRVAGGAFGVWAEYYTANAAGLVPVPDAMTDEAAAQLVSMPFSAISLLHSLDLHEGDWIIQNAANGAVGRMVAQLGAARGINVIGLVRRAAGVDELREQGIERIVATDADDWQDQVAAITGGAPVTAGVESVGGKAAGDIASVLGEDATLVVFGAMASPTLEIPSGKVIFGQLTVKGFWGSVVSRTMPAETKGQLFGELITRVLDGSLTLPVAETFAFEDVQDAVRASDTAGRVGKVLLRP, encoded by the coding sequence ATGCGCGCCGTCGTCCACGACACCTTCGCCGAGCCCGCCGACGTGCTGCACGTCGAGCAGCGCCCCGTGCCGACCCCGGCCGCCGGCAAGGTCCTCGTGCGCACGGTCCTCTCCCCCATCCACAACCACGACCTGTGGACCGTCCGCGGCACCTACGGCTTCAAGCCGGAGCTCCCCGCAGCGTCCGGCACCGAGGCGCTCGGCGTCGTCGAGGCGCTCGGCGAGGGCGTCACGAACCTGCAGGTCGGCCAGCGCGTCGCCGGCGGCGCCTTCGGCGTCTGGGCCGAGTACTACACCGCGAACGCCGCCGGGCTCGTCCCCGTGCCGGACGCGATGACCGACGAGGCCGCCGCCCAGCTCGTGTCGATGCCGTTCAGCGCCATCAGCCTGCTGCACTCGCTCGACCTGCACGAGGGCGACTGGATCATCCAGAACGCCGCCAACGGCGCGGTCGGTCGCATGGTCGCCCAGCTCGGCGCCGCCCGCGGCATCAACGTCATCGGACTCGTCCGCCGCGCCGCCGGCGTCGACGAGCTCCGCGAGCAGGGCATCGAGCGCATCGTCGCCACCGACGCCGACGACTGGCAGGACCAGGTCGCCGCGATCACCGGTGGCGCCCCGGTCACCGCCGGTGTCGAGTCGGTGGGCGGCAAGGCCGCCGGCGACATCGCCTCGGTGCTCGGCGAGGACGCCACCCTCGTCGTCTTCGGCGCGATGGCGTCGCCGACGCTCGAGATCCCGTCGGGGAAGGTCATCTTCGGCCAGCTCACGGTGAAGGGCTTCTGGGGTTCGGTCGTCAGCAGGACCATGCCGGCCGAGACGAAGGGGCAGCTCTTCGGTGAGCTCATCACCCGCGTGCTCGACGGCTCGCTGACGCTCCCCGTCGCGGAAACGTTCGCCTTCGAGGACGTCCAGGACGCCGTCCGTGCCAGCGACACCGCCGGCCGCGTCGGCAAGGTGCTCCTGCGCCCGTAG
- a CDS encoding ZIP family zinc transporter, with product MHPLLLASGAGLASGLALVVGAAIAWFVRVPRTVVATITAFGAGVLISALSFDLVAEATRSGTFWTAMAGFLGGAVVYVGLDVLLERRGARKKRSGTGSTGSGTGLGIALGALLDGIPETAVQGVGLAAGGSLSIAVVAAVIISNLPEGLSSTSDMKANGRGARYVFTVWGAIALACALSALGGYAILGQAPAGAQSAVTAVAAGAILAMLADTMLPEAFRKTGPWTGLIAVLGFFAAYGIHVIGG from the coding sequence GTGCATCCCCTCCTCCTGGCGTCCGGGGCCGGTCTCGCGTCCGGTCTCGCCCTCGTCGTCGGCGCCGCGATCGCCTGGTTCGTCCGCGTGCCGCGCACCGTCGTCGCCACGATCACCGCCTTCGGCGCGGGCGTCCTCATCTCCGCGCTCTCCTTCGACCTGGTCGCCGAGGCCACCCGGTCCGGCACGTTCTGGACGGCGATGGCCGGGTTCCTCGGGGGCGCGGTGGTCTACGTCGGGCTCGACGTCCTGCTCGAACGCCGCGGGGCGCGCAAGAAACGCAGCGGGACCGGCTCGACGGGGTCCGGCACGGGGCTCGGCATCGCCCTCGGCGCACTGCTCGACGGGATCCCCGAGACGGCGGTGCAGGGCGTCGGACTCGCCGCCGGTGGGTCGCTGTCCATCGCGGTCGTCGCGGCCGTCATCATCTCGAACCTGCCGGAGGGGCTGTCGAGCACCTCGGACATGAAGGCGAACGGCCGCGGCGCCCGCTACGTCTTCACGGTGTGGGGGGCCATCGCCCTCGCCTGCGCCCTGTCGGCACTCGGCGGGTACGCGATCCTCGGGCAGGCCCCGGCCGGGGCGCAGAGCGCCGTGACCGCCGTCGCCGCCGGAGCGATCCTGGCGATGCTCGCCGACACGATGCTGCCGGAGGCGTTCCGGAAGACCGGACCCTGGACGGGCCTCATCGCCGTCCTCGGCTTCTTCGCCGCCTACGGCATCCACGTGATCGGCGGCTGA
- a CDS encoding sugar porter family MFS transporter: protein MVDIEPTARAVALPPIGTGPHRRRLGVLALVATFGGLLFGYDTGVINGALNPMRAELGLTTFTEGVVTSSLLFGAAIGAVLGGRIADGWGRRRAIIGLAVTFFVGTLICVAAPTFGVIVVGRVLLGLAVGGASTVVPVFLAELAPYEIRGSLSGRNELMIVIGQLAAYVVNAVIGNLWGEGDGVWRVMLAVCALPAIALFVGMLRVPESPRWLASKGRTAEALSVLEQVRTTERARAELDDVTRSNELEAKAERVSGWQTLRGNKWLVRIVLIGAGLGVAQQLTGINSIMYYGQTVLIESGFQASAALIANIAPGVIAVVGGVIALSNMEKINRRTTLLLGFTLTTICHFLIGIASVALPEGNPARPWVILFLVVAFVGSMQTFLNIAVWVVLSEIFPTQIRALGMGISVFCLWTANACIGLYFPTVVAATGITGTFFGFGVVGLLALLFIWKFVPESRGRTLEEVEEGVTTGNIFTVPVTESRRSSAPRRTE from the coding sequence ATGGTCGACATCGAACCGACGGCCCGGGCCGTCGCACTGCCCCCGATCGGCACCGGTCCACACCGCCGACGACTCGGCGTGCTGGCACTCGTCGCCACGTTCGGCGGCCTGCTGTTCGGCTACGACACCGGCGTCATCAACGGTGCCCTGAACCCGATGCGGGCCGAGCTCGGTCTCACCACCTTCACCGAGGGCGTGGTCACCAGCTCGCTGCTGTTCGGTGCCGCGATCGGTGCCGTGCTCGGCGGTCGCATCGCCGACGGATGGGGACGTCGCAGGGCGATCATCGGCCTCGCCGTCACGTTCTTCGTCGGCACGCTCATCTGCGTCGCCGCGCCGACGTTCGGCGTGATCGTCGTGGGCCGCGTGCTCCTCGGCCTCGCGGTGGGCGGCGCATCGACGGTGGTGCCGGTGTTCCTCGCCGAGCTCGCGCCCTACGAGATCCGCGGGTCGCTGTCGGGCCGCAACGAGCTCATGATCGTGATCGGGCAGCTCGCCGCCTACGTGGTCAACGCGGTCATCGGCAACCTGTGGGGCGAGGGCGACGGCGTCTGGCGCGTCATGCTGGCCGTCTGCGCGCTCCCCGCGATCGCGTTGTTCGTCGGGATGCTGCGGGTGCCGGAGTCGCCGCGCTGGCTCGCGTCGAAGGGCCGCACCGCCGAGGCGCTCTCGGTCCTCGAGCAGGTCCGGACCACCGAACGGGCCCGCGCCGAGCTCGACGACGTCACGCGGAGCAACGAGCTCGAGGCGAAGGCCGAGCGCGTCAGTGGATGGCAGACGCTGCGGGGCAACAAGTGGCTCGTCCGCATCGTGCTCATCGGTGCCGGACTCGGGGTCGCGCAGCAGCTCACCGGCATCAACTCGATCATGTACTACGGCCAGACCGTGCTCATCGAGTCCGGGTTCCAGGCGTCGGCCGCCCTCATCGCGAACATCGCCCCCGGCGTGATCGCCGTGGTCGGCGGCGTCATCGCGCTGTCCAACATGGAGAAGATCAACCGCCGCACGACGTTGCTCCTCGGGTTCACGCTGACGACGATCTGCCACTTCCTCATCGGCATCGCCTCGGTCGCCCTGCCCGAGGGCAACCCCGCCCGCCCCTGGGTCATCCTGTTCCTGGTGGTCGCGTTCGTCGGCTCGATGCAGACCTTCCTCAACATCGCGGTGTGGGTCGTCCTGTCCGAGATCTTCCCCACGCAGATCCGCGCGCTCGGCATGGGCATCTCGGTGTTCTGCCTCTGGACCGCGAACGCGTGCATCGGGCTGTACTTCCCGACGGTGGTCGCCGCCACCGGCATCACCGGGACCTTCTTCGGCTTCGGGGTCGTCGGGCTGCTCGCCCTGCTGTTCATCTGGAAGTTCGTGCCGGAGAGTCGCGGCCGCACCCTGGAAGAGGTCGAGGAGGGCGTCACGACCGGCAACATCTTCACGGTCCCGGTCACGGAGTCGCGCCGCTCGTCCGCACCACGCCGCACCGAGTGA
- a CDS encoding LysM domain-containing protein, translating into MERSLTIGVVLLATAGLAGCSLLRGPDGALPAPSGPATAPSRSAEATPTPTPDGETDGELLESSAHPRTPTPEPTERAAPAPTLTPIPAGTVLAQGDVASPKGSVHFRFRIVATGEDTFTAQYSGFTSTLPVPVGVGLFDLPRAVGDGLTYHGVGDRTLGGATTTPTSVDVPLDGSGVDPSHLGTLVTYSAAEPGQDVPVEIAADKVLAVTTVRWSVPARQTNVHPVDAGSRPNATGAVAATTAAGAPRSYTVAPDDLIGDVARRFGISVRALVWLNEGVQVFGDDQHLYEGTTLNLDPLGR; encoded by the coding sequence ATGGAGCGGAGCCTGACGATCGGGGTCGTGCTGCTGGCGACGGCCGGCCTGGCGGGGTGCTCGCTGCTGCGGGGACCGGACGGAGCGCTGCCCGCGCCGTCCGGACCGGCGACCGCGCCGAGCCGCTCCGCCGAGGCGACACCGACCCCCACCCCGGACGGCGAGACCGACGGCGAGCTCCTCGAGTCCTCCGCACATCCGCGCACCCCGACACCGGAGCCCACGGAACGCGCGGCCCCCGCGCCGACCCTGACCCCGATCCCCGCCGGCACCGTGCTTGCGCAGGGCGACGTGGCCTCGCCGAAGGGCAGCGTCCACTTCCGCTTCCGGATCGTCGCGACGGGTGAGGACACCTTCACCGCGCAGTACTCCGGCTTCACCTCGACGCTGCCGGTGCCGGTCGGGGTCGGCCTGTTCGACCTGCCCCGCGCGGTCGGCGACGGCCTGACCTACCACGGCGTCGGCGACCGGACCCTCGGCGGCGCGACGACGACGCCGACCTCGGTGGACGTCCCGCTCGACGGCTCCGGCGTCGACCCGTCGCACCTCGGCACGCTCGTCACGTACTCGGCGGCGGAGCCCGGCCAGGACGTCCCGGTGGAGATCGCCGCGGACAAGGTGCTCGCGGTCACGACGGTGCGCTGGTCCGTGCCCGCCCGGCAGACGAACGTGCACCCGGTGGACGCCGGGTCCCGGCCCAACGCGACCGGCGCCGTCGCCGCGACGACCGCCGCGGGGGCGCCGCGTTCCTACACCGTGGCGCCGGACGACCTCATCGGCGACGTCGCTCGCCGCTTCGGCATCAGCGTGCGCGCGCTCGTCTGGCTGAACGAGGGCGTGCAGGTGTTCGGCGACGACCAGCACCTGTACGAGGGCACCACCCTGAACCTGGACCCGCTCGGCCGCTGA
- the pgi gene encoding glucose-6-phosphate isomerase gives MTESAPVDPTSTDGWKKLDGIAAGFTPDLRGWFDSDPGRAEQYTFQAADLTVDLSKGLVTDEILAALLQVAKDTGVAERFQAMLAGEHINVTEDRAVLHTALRRPKGATPALVVDGQDVDADVHATLDKVYGFAEQVRSGAWTGVTGKRIETVVNIGIGGSDLGPVMVYEALKPYVQPGLEARFVSNIDPADIYEKTADLDPETTLFIVASKTFGTLETLTNARLARQWLWEELGLTDAADDDKKNAVAKHFVAVSTALDKVEAFGIDPENAFGFWDWVGGRYSVDSAIGTSVVIAIGKENWEQFLAGFHAIDEHVRTTPLEQNVPVLMGLLNVWYTNFLGAQSHAVLPYTQYLHRFAAYLQQLTMESNGKRVRWDGSPVTTETGEVFWGEPGTNGQHAFYQLIHQGTRLIPADFITVANPARPLQDETGDGKGVAPGTDVHTLFLANFFAQTKALAFGKSADEVRAEGTTDEGIVAARTFPGNKPTTSIIAPELTPSVLGQLIALYEHIVFTEGTIWGIDSFDQWGVELGKQLALQVTPAVEGDRSALDAQDPSTKALIAKYLELRG, from the coding sequence GTGACCGAATCCGCTCCCGTCGACCCCACATCGACCGACGGCTGGAAGAAGCTGGACGGCATCGCCGCCGGCTTCACCCCGGACCTGCGAGGGTGGTTCGACAGCGACCCCGGTCGTGCCGAGCAGTACACGTTCCAGGCGGCCGACCTGACCGTCGACCTGTCGAAGGGCCTGGTGACCGACGAGATCCTCGCCGCGCTCCTGCAGGTCGCGAAGGACACCGGCGTCGCCGAGCGCTTCCAGGCGATGCTCGCCGGTGAGCACATCAACGTCACCGAGGACCGCGCCGTGCTGCACACCGCACTCCGCCGCCCGAAGGGTGCGACCCCGGCGCTCGTCGTCGACGGCCAGGACGTCGACGCCGACGTGCACGCCACGCTCGACAAGGTCTACGGCTTCGCCGAGCAGGTCCGCAGCGGCGCCTGGACCGGTGTCACCGGCAAGCGCATCGAGACCGTCGTCAACATCGGCATCGGTGGTTCTGACCTCGGCCCGGTCATGGTCTACGAAGCCCTGAAGCCGTACGTGCAGCCCGGGCTCGAGGCCCGCTTCGTGTCGAACATCGACCCGGCGGACATCTACGAGAAGACCGCGGACCTCGACCCCGAGACCACGCTCTTCATCGTCGCGTCGAAGACCTTCGGCACGCTCGAGACCCTGACGAACGCACGCCTGGCCCGCCAGTGGCTGTGGGAGGAGCTCGGCCTGACCGACGCCGCCGACGACGACAAGAAGAACGCCGTCGCCAAGCACTTCGTCGCCGTGTCCACCGCGCTCGACAAGGTCGAGGCGTTCGGCATCGACCCCGAGAACGCCTTCGGCTTCTGGGACTGGGTGGGCGGCCGGTACTCGGTCGACTCGGCCATCGGCACGAGCGTCGTCATCGCGATCGGCAAGGAGAACTGGGAGCAGTTCCTCGCCGGCTTCCACGCGATCGACGAGCACGTCCGCACCACGCCGCTCGAGCAGAACGTCCCCGTCCTGATGGGCCTGCTCAACGTCTGGTACACGAACTTCCTCGGCGCGCAGAGCCACGCGGTCCTGCCGTACACGCAGTACCTGCACCGCTTCGCCGCGTACCTGCAGCAGCTCACGATGGAGTCGAACGGCAAGCGCGTCCGCTGGGACGGCTCACCCGTCACCACCGAGACCGGCGAGGTCTTCTGGGGTGAGCCCGGCACGAACGGCCAGCACGCGTTCTACCAGCTCATCCACCAGGGCACCCGCCTGATCCCGGCCGACTTCATCACGGTCGCCAACCCGGCCCGTCCGCTGCAGGACGAGACCGGCGACGGCAAGGGCGTCGCGCCCGGCACCGACGTGCACACGCTGTTCCTGGCGAACTTCTTCGCGCAGACCAAGGCGCTCGCGTTCGGCAAGAGCGCCGACGAGGTCCGTGCCGAGGGCACCACCGACGAAGGCATCGTCGCGGCCCGCACGTTCCCCGGCAACAAGCCGACCACGTCGATCATCGCGCCGGAGCTCACCCCGAGCGTGCTCGGCCAGCTCATCGCCCTGTACGAGCACATCGTGTTCACCGAGGGCACCATCTGGGGCATCGACTCGTTCGACCAGTGGGGTGTGGAGCTCGGCAAGCAGCTGGCGCTGCAGGTCACGCCGGCCGTCGAGGGCGACCGGTCCGCGCTCGACGCGCAGGACCCGTCAACCAAGGCGCTCATCGCGAAGTACCTGGAGCTGCGCGGGTAG
- a CDS encoding heavy metal translocating P-type ATPase, producing MTDRIVELDITGMTCASCANRIERKLGKLPGVTATVNYATEKAQVQVADDGAAGADVLIAAVQAAGYGAAVPAPPAVDDAPRDDDAADPLRRRLVVSAVLAVPVVVLSMVPALQFPDWQWLALTLAAPVAVWGALPFHRAAWVNARHGAATMDTLVSVGVLAAFGWSLYALFLGDAGTTGMHMTFSWFATDPEATDLYLEVATAVTVFILAGRYMEARAKTQSGAALRALLELGAKDASLLRDGVEHRVPASSLAVGDVVVVRPGERIPADGLVQDGSSAVDRSMLTGESVPVEVGSGDRVTGATINVGGRLVVEVTRVGADTELARMGRLVEDAQTGKAEVQRLADRVSGVFVPIVIALAVLAFVGWLVSGGSVTAAFTAAVATLIIACPCALGLATPTALLVGTGRGSQLGILIGGPQVLERTRGVDTVVLDKTGTVTTGTMTLRSVTAVADPGGTETETEDVVLRLAAAVEDGSEHPVARAVTTAARARGADLPVAEQFTATAGAGVQAVVDGAVVLVGTSRWLADSWSVTLSPALSDTVERAESDGATAVVVARDGSALGVVVVGDTVKPEAADAVARFRALGLHPVLLTGDNDGAARAVAAAVGIDDVHARATPATKLETVRRLQAEGRSVAMVGDGVNDAAALAAADLGIAMGAGTDTAIAASDITVVSGRLTVVADAVRLSRATLGVIKGNLFWAFAYNVAAIPLAMAGLLNPVLAGAAMAFSSVFVVTNSLRLRRFAPRP from the coding sequence GTGACCGACCGCATCGTCGAGCTCGACATCACGGGGATGACCTGCGCCTCGTGCGCGAACCGCATCGAACGGAAGCTCGGCAAGCTGCCGGGCGTCACCGCCACGGTGAACTACGCCACCGAGAAGGCGCAGGTGCAGGTGGCCGACGACGGTGCGGCCGGTGCCGACGTGCTCATCGCCGCCGTGCAGGCCGCCGGCTACGGCGCCGCCGTCCCCGCACCACCGGCCGTCGACGACGCTCCCCGCGACGACGACGCGGCCGACCCACTGCGCCGACGCCTGGTCGTGTCCGCCGTGCTCGCCGTGCCCGTCGTGGTGCTCTCGATGGTGCCGGCCCTGCAGTTCCCCGACTGGCAGTGGCTCGCGCTGACGCTCGCTGCCCCCGTCGCGGTCTGGGGCGCGCTGCCCTTCCACCGCGCCGCGTGGGTGAACGCCCGGCACGGTGCCGCCACCATGGACACCCTGGTGAGCGTCGGCGTCCTCGCCGCCTTCGGCTGGTCGTTGTACGCCCTGTTCCTCGGCGACGCGGGCACGACCGGCATGCACATGACGTTCTCGTGGTTCGCGACCGACCCCGAGGCCACAGACCTGTACCTCGAGGTCGCGACGGCCGTGACGGTGTTCATCCTCGCCGGCCGGTACATGGAGGCCCGGGCGAAGACGCAGTCCGGCGCCGCCCTCCGTGCCCTGCTCGAACTCGGCGCGAAGGACGCCTCGCTCCTGCGCGACGGGGTGGAGCACCGCGTTCCCGCCTCGTCGCTCGCCGTCGGCGACGTCGTCGTGGTGCGACCCGGCGAACGGATCCCGGCCGACGGCCTCGTGCAGGACGGCTCCTCCGCCGTCGACCGCAGCATGCTCACCGGCGAGTCCGTGCCGGTCGAGGTCGGCTCGGGCGACCGGGTCACGGGCGCGACGATCAACGTCGGCGGTCGCCTCGTGGTCGAGGTCACGCGCGTCGGCGCCGACACCGAGCTCGCCCGGATGGGTCGGCTCGTCGAGGACGCGCAGACCGGCAAGGCCGAGGTGCAGCGCCTGGCCGACCGGGTCTCCGGGGTCTTCGTGCCGATCGTCATCGCGCTCGCCGTGCTGGCCTTCGTCGGCTGGCTCGTGTCCGGCGGCTCGGTCACCGCGGCGTTCACCGCGGCGGTCGCGACCCTGATCATCGCCTGCCCGTGCGCCCTCGGGCTCGCGACGCCGACCGCGCTGCTCGTCGGCACCGGCCGGGGGTCGCAGCTCGGCATCCTGATCGGCGGGCCGCAGGTGCTCGAACGCACCCGCGGGGTCGACACCGTCGTGCTCGACAAGACCGGCACCGTCACCACGGGGACGATGACCCTGCGGTCGGTGACCGCCGTCGCGGACCCCGGGGGCACCGAGACCGAGACCGAGGACGTCGTCCTGCGCCTCGCCGCCGCGGTCGAGGACGGCTCCGAACACCCCGTCGCCCGTGCCGTCACCACCGCGGCCCGTGCCCGAGGGGCGGACCTGCCGGTGGCCGAGCAGTTCACCGCGACCGCCGGGGCCGGCGTGCAGGCCGTCGTCGACGGCGCCGTGGTCCTGGTCGGCACGAGCCGCTGGCTCGCCGACTCGTGGTCGGTCACCCTGTCGCCGGCGCTGTCCGACACCGTCGAGCGCGCCGAGTCCGACGGGGCCACCGCGGTCGTCGTCGCCCGGGACGGCAGCGCCCTGGGCGTCGTCGTCGTCGGCGACACCGTGAAGCCCGAGGCCGCCGACGCCGTCGCACGCTTCCGGGCGCTCGGACTGCACCCGGTCCTGCTCACCGGCGACAACGACGGCGCGGCCCGCGCCGTCGCCGCCGCGGTCGGCATCGACGACGTGCACGCTCGGGCCACCCCGGCGACGAAGCTCGAGACCGTCCGCCGGCTGCAGGCCGAGGGCCGCAGCGTCGCCATGGTCGGCGACGGCGTGAACGACGCCGCGGCGCTCGCCGCGGCCGACCTCGGCATCGCGATGGGTGCCGGCACCGACACCGCCATCGCGGCGAGCGACATCACGGTGGTCAGCGGTCGGCTCACGGTGGTGGCGGACGCGGTCCGGTTGTCCCGCGCGACGCTCGGCGTCATCAAGGGCAACCTGTTCTGGGCGTTCGCGTACAACGTCGCAGCCATCCCGCTCGCGATGGCCGGCCTGCTCAACCCCGTCCTCGCCGGTGCGGCCATGGCGTTCTCGTCCGTGTTCGTCGTGACGAACAGCCTGCGGCTGCGTCGCTTCGCACCGCGGCCCTGA
- a CDS encoding heavy-metal-associated domain-containing protein produces MTTETLLVEGMTCEHCVMSVTEELTELDGVSGVDVRLVVGGSSEVTVTSAAPIDADALDGAVTEAGYQVVRS; encoded by the coding sequence ATGACCACCGAGACCCTGCTCGTCGAGGGCATGACCTGCGAGCACTGCGTGATGAGCGTGACCGAGGAACTCACCGAACTCGACGGGGTGTCCGGCGTCGACGTCCGGCTCGTCGTGGGCGGCTCGTCCGAGGTCACCGTCACCTCGGCCGCCCCGATCGACGCGGACGCCCTCGACGGCGCCGTCACCGAGGCGGGGTACCAGGTCGTGCGGTCGTGA
- a CDS encoding metal-sensitive transcriptional regulator: MHDHVGYIGDKDDLLKRLRRAEGQVRGIARMVEDETYCIDVLTQISAANRALERVALSLLEDHLRHCVAEAVAEGGDAADAKVREASDAIARLVRS, translated from the coding sequence GTGCACGATCACGTCGGGTACATCGGCGACAAGGACGACCTGCTGAAGCGGCTCCGTCGCGCCGAGGGGCAGGTGCGCGGCATCGCCCGGATGGTCGAGGACGAGACGTACTGCATCGACGTCCTCACCCAGATCTCGGCGGCGAACCGCGCACTCGAACGGGTCGCGCTGTCCCTGCTCGAGGACCACCTCAGGCACTGCGTCGCCGAGGCCGTCGCCGAGGGCGGCGACGCCGCCGACGCGAAGGTGCGCGAGGCGAGCGACGCGATCGCCCGGCTCGTCCGCTCGTGA